In a genomic window of Xenopus laevis strain J_2021 chromosome 5S, Xenopus_laevis_v10.1, whole genome shotgun sequence:
- the insm1.S gene encoding insulinoma-associated protein 1 — MPKGFLVKRSRKSPPVSYRVREEEEETRGGWMILATLCPSGGAPPPSSPYTATAAPSYSSPRPPPAGQFGNPEAVQQHLYSPTRPVSREQRDRKYLGSPVSAESFPGSSSDSLLFPPTGTANGHHGLALLPPVSSSSSISQSKRPEPGTAPRSTSGSAAPCKPPAAKKTKATRKLTFEDEVTTSPVLGLKIKEGPVEPPRPRASSSGPRPLGEFICQLCKEEYSDPFSLAQHKCSRIVRVEYRCPECHKVFSCPANLASHRRWHKPRPTAQTKEEPLSDRDTPSPDASESGSEDGLYECPRCVRKFRRQAYLRKHLLSHQVAKEPEEAGHTMFLSDEQRAAAKSPPSVNVTHESHPCPVCGETFPGKSSQERHIRLLHSSQLYPCKYCPATFYSSPGLTRHINKCHPSENRQVILLQVPLRPAC; from the coding sequence ATGCCTAAAGGTTTCCTGGTCAAGCGCAGCAGGAAGTCCCCGCCGGTGTCTTACCGGGTgcgggaagaagaagaggagaccCGCGGGGGCTGGATGATCTTAGCGACCTTGTGTCCCAGCGGCGGTGCCCCACCTCCCTCCAGTCCTTACACTGCCACCGCCGCCCCATCGTACAGCAGCCCCCGGCCTCCTCCCGCCGGTCAGTTCGGGAATCCCGAGGCGGTGCAGCAGCATCTGTACAGTCCGACCCGCCCGGTCAGCCGGGAGCAGCGAGACAGGAAATACCTGGGGTCTCCGGTGTCCGCAGAATCGTTCCCGGGCAGCTCCAGCGACTCGCTCCTCTTCCCTCCCACGGGCACTGCCAATGGGCATCACGGACTGGCGCTCCTGCCCCCggtctcctcctcctcttcaatCAGCCAAAGCAAGAGACCCGAGCCCGGCACTGCCCCCAGGAGCACAAGCGGCTCAGCCGCCCCCTGCAAACCCCCCGCCGCCAAGAAAACCAAAGCCACCCGCAAGTTGACCTTTGAGGACGAGGTGACAACATCCCCTGTGCTCGGGCTGAAAATCAAGGAAGGACCGGTGGAGCCTCCCCGACCCCGTGCCTCTAGCTCCGGGCCCCGACCCCTGGGGGAGTTCATCTGTCAGTTGTGTAAGGAGGAGTACAGCGACCCCTTCTCCCTGGCTCAGCACAAATGCTCCAGGATCGTCCGGGTAGAATACCGCTGCCCAGAGTGCCACAAGGTGTTCAGCTGCCCCGCCAACTTGGCCTCCCACCGCCGCTGGCACAAGCCCCGACCCACAGCCCAAACCAAGGAGGAGCCGCTGAGTGACCGGGACACCCCCAGCCCCGACGCCTCCGAGTCCGGCTCAGAAGACGGTCTGTACGAGTGCCCGCGGTGTGTCCGCAAGTTCCGGCGCCAGGCTTATCTGAGGAAGCACCTGTTGTCGCACCAAGTGGCCAAAGAGCCGGAAGAGGCGGGTCACACGATGTTCCTGAGCGACGAGCAGCGCGCGGCAGCCAAGAGTCCCCCCAGTGTAAATGTCACCCACGAGTCCCACCCGTGCCCTGTGTGCGGAGAAACGTTCCCGGGGAAGAGCAGCCAAGAGCGTCACATCCGCCTCCTTCATTCCTCCCAGCTGTACCCCTGCAAATACTGCCCCGCCACCTTCTACAGCTCCCCCGGCCTCACCCGCCACATCAACAAGTGTCACCCCTCCGAGAACAGACAGGTCATCCTGCTGCAGGTGCCGCTGCGTCCCGCCTGCTGA